A single window of Channa argus isolate prfri chromosome 12, Channa argus male v1.0, whole genome shotgun sequence DNA harbors:
- the LOC137136901 gene encoding macrophage mannose receptor 1-like: protein MNLSLFLLILMGHCSSFTCHLYKYHFIKDGKTWDEAQKSCKEKYIDLATVFTMTDMERLLKSTQSQESAWIGLYSPPGNDNRKWHWSQPQVEFNENQTRWESGEPNDYKRNPENCALMTNNKWKDFPCTSSHNFMCYSESKHSNTKFNKINVKMTWPQAQSYCRVNHTDLISGLKQLDDVKSQLNVGNQLWIGLFRDTWRWSDGSSSSFRYWDNVSPNDLVKKQSDKKCATTVLNKAGKWSFDDCNNKKPFICYSGKVILIKQDKTWNEALNYCRKKYHDLVSITSPNIQAEVQEEAKKAKTTHLWIGLRYTCTLDLWFWVSDEPVCYDNWDLPKKTNECGHAAAMEPNGQNKWFKMDSTNKFNFICSTR, encoded by the exons ATGAACTTGAGTCTGTTTCTGCTCATTCTGATGG GTCACTGTTCCTCTTTCACTTGTCACCTCTATAAGTACCACTTTATTAAAGATGGAAAGACCTGGGACGAAGCCCAAAAATCATGTAAAGAGAAATATATAGACCTGGCCACAGTGTTTACAATGACAGACATGGAGAGACTCCTTAAATCTACACAGAGTCAAGAAAGTGCCTGGATCGGTCTGTACAGCCCCCCAGGAAACGATAACAGGAAGTGGCACTGGTCTCAGCCACAAGTGGAGTTCAATGAAAATCAGACGAGATGGGAATCAGGAGAACCAAACGATTATAAAAGAAACCCTGAGAACTGTGCACTTATGACCAACAACAAATGGAAGGATTTCCCTTGTACTTCTTCACACAATTTTATGTGCTACAGTG AATCAAAGCATTCCAAcacaaaatttaataaaatcaatGTGAAGATGACCTGGCCACAGGCTCAGAGCTACTGCAGAGTAAATCACACAGACCTGATCAGTGGACTCAAACAGCTGGATGATGTGAAATCCCAGCTTAATGTCGGGAATCAGTTGTGGATCGGTCTGTTCAGAGACACCTGGAGGTGGTCAGATGGAAGTAGTTCCTCTTTCAGATACTGGGACAATGTATCACCCAACGATctggttaaaaaacaaagtgacaagaaATGTGCTACGACTGTGTTAAACAAAGCAGGAAAATGGAGCTTTGATGATTGTAATAACAAAAAACCCTTCATCTGCTACAGTG GTAAAGTGATTCTGATCAAACAAGACAAGACATGGAACGAGGCCTTAAATTACTGCAGAAAAAAGTATCATGACTTGGTCTCTATCACCTCCCCTAACATACAGGCAGAGGTACAAGAGGAAGCtaagaaagcaaaaacaaccCATTTGTGGATTGGACTGCGCTACACCTGCACTTTGGATTTGTGGTTTTGGGTCAGTGATGAGCCGGTCTGCTATGACAACTGGGACTTACCTAAAAAGACGAATGAGTGTGGCCATGCTGCAGCCATGGAACCAAATGGACAAAATAAGTGGTTTAAAATGGATTctacaaacaaatttaatttcatCTGTTCTACGCGTTGA